One segment of Bradyrhizobium sp. WD16 DNA contains the following:
- a CDS encoding BlaI/MecI/CopY family transcriptional regulator has translation MRSRLESQLPSLTREFTCVILATNYGCKFMQITAAESHIMEALWRRGSLTVDEIVAEVAAQEWALATVKTLINRLLKKGHIRSARNAGRYEYSAVVARSDYTLAESQGLLDRLFGGRIAPLVAHFAEHRKLDADDIARLKALIKALENE, from the coding sequence ATGAGGAGCAGGCTCGAAAGTCAGCTACCCTCGTTGACAAGAGAATTTACATGTGTAATTTTAGCGACGAATTACGGGTGTAAATTTATGCAAATTACTGCGGCGGAAAGCCATATCATGGAGGCGCTGTGGCGCAGAGGCTCCCTGACAGTGGATGAGATCGTGGCCGAAGTAGCAGCCCAAGAATGGGCGCTCGCGACGGTCAAGACCCTGATCAATCGCCTCCTCAAAAAGGGGCACATCCGGTCGGCGAGGAACGCTGGCCGCTACGAGTATAGCGCCGTCGTGGCGCGGTCGGACTATACCCTCGCAGAAAGCCAGGGTTTGTTGGACCGTCTATTCGGAGGCCGAATCGCACCGCTGGTAGCGCATTTCGCTGAACATCGCAAACTCGACGCGGATGATATCGCGCGCCTCAAGGCTCTCATCAAGGCGCTGGAAAATGAGTGA